The Lacipirellula parvula genome window below encodes:
- a CDS encoding Hsp20/alpha crystallin family protein — MNSALVRNRLPNHVGEFGSMMEQFLSAHAGSGIQAYYVPASISEDSNAYQIELDVPGVMRDDVELTFEKGMLRITTERRAPDESRKGLVDERRYGRVTRTVTLPETIDPDSITAELNNGVLHVSVSKKPEAQPKRIEVR; from the coding sequence ATGAATAGCGCTTTGGTCCGCAATCGTCTGCCCAACCATGTAGGTGAGTTTGGTTCGATGATGGAGCAGTTCCTGAGTGCTCACGCCGGATCAGGCATTCAGGCCTACTATGTCCCAGCGAGCATCTCTGAGGATTCTAATGCCTACCAGATTGAGCTCGATGTGCCGGGCGTAATGCGTGACGACGTCGAGTTAACGTTTGAGAAAGGGATGCTCCGCATCACCACAGAGCGCCGAGCACCGGATGAGAGCCGAAAAGGCTTGGTCGACGAACGTCGTTACGGACGGGTGACTCGTACCGTGACGCTGCCCGAAACGATTGATCCGGATTCGATCACAGCGGAGCTCAATAACGGGGTGCTACACGTTTCGGTTTCAAAGAAGCCTGAAGCGCAGCCTAAGCGGATTGAAGTTCGTTGA
- a CDS encoding cold-shock protein, producing MSQGTIKKLTDKGFGFIQGDSGDIFFHSSSVEGAGFDSLYEGQAVQYNEGMGPKGKRAENVRIG from the coding sequence GTGTCGCAAGGTACTATCAAGAAGTTGACTGACAAGGGTTTTGGCTTTATTCAAGGCGACAGTGGAGATATTTTCTTCCACTCGTCTTCGGTAGAAGGCGCTGGTTTTGACAGCCTCTACGAAGGCCAAGCCGTGCAATACAACGAAGGCATGGGCCCCAAGGGCAAGCGTGCCGAGAATGTCCGGATTGGTTAA
- the lpxA gene encoding acyl-ACP--UDP-N-acetylglucosamine O-acyltransferase, with protein sequence MPIHPTAVVDIAAEIDGSASIGPHAVVSGPVTIGPDCVLSPAAIVMGHTTLEAGCHLHSRAVVGDAPQDLKYHGEASYCRIGEGSVIREGATVHHGTAAGTATIVGKRCLLMTNSHVGHNSELSDDVILVSGALLGGHVHVGPRAIVSGNAAVHQHVRIGELSLVGMLARITQDVPPFCITDQGGNVIAENRVGMKRAGLTLGERAELRAAFGAIYREGIGRNAAVQYLQDTMKTEAGQRLLAFYARGSGMRLYDPGSAAYLRLSSASKRL encoded by the coding sequence ATGCCGATCCATCCTACCGCCGTCGTCGACATTGCTGCGGAGATTGACGGCAGCGCATCAATCGGGCCCCACGCAGTCGTGAGCGGACCGGTGACGATCGGCCCTGATTGCGTGCTATCACCCGCGGCGATCGTAATGGGGCACACTACGCTGGAGGCAGGCTGCCACCTCCATTCCCGAGCCGTCGTCGGCGACGCGCCGCAGGATCTGAAGTATCACGGCGAAGCTTCCTACTGCCGCATTGGCGAAGGAAGCGTCATTCGCGAAGGCGCGACCGTTCACCACGGGACAGCGGCGGGGACGGCAACTATTGTCGGCAAACGTTGCCTGCTGATGACGAACTCGCACGTCGGTCATAACAGCGAACTGAGCGACGACGTCATTTTGGTGAGCGGCGCCCTGCTTGGAGGACACGTGCACGTCGGTCCGCGAGCGATCGTCTCCGGCAACGCGGCGGTCCATCAGCATGTGCGGATCGGCGAGCTGTCGCTAGTCGGGATGCTGGCCCGGATCACTCAGGACGTGCCGCCATTCTGCATCACCGATCAAGGAGGGAACGTCATTGCCGAGAATCGCGTCGGCATGAAGCGGGCCGGTTTGACTCTCGGCGAACGCGCCGAGTTACGGGCGGCGTTTGGGGCGATCTACCGCGAAGGCATCGGACGCAATGCCGCCGTGCAGTACCTCCAAGACACAATGAAGACCGAGGCCGGGCAACGGCTCTTGGCGTTCTATGCGCGCGGGTCGGGGATGCGGCTGTATGACCCTGGGTCCGCCGCGTACTTGCGGCTGAGCAGCGCTAGTAAGCGACTGTAA
- a CDS encoding ATP-binding protein, which translates to MSAKADPAEWSEEELWQTISANVTDYAIFMLSADGKIATWNAGAQRILGYAEEEIIGHSFSEIFTPADKSQQQPRNELRIAQERGRAEDERWHVRKDGSAFWASGIVTPLWDKNGALKGFAKVLRDITDRKNAEDKLQEENRRKDEFLAMLSHELRNPLAAVKNASQLLNSGDESVTQEAAGIIQRQTDLLIRMVDDLLDVSRVTTGKFQLRLQQGTLQQVLEQSIETNRPLIANRSQQLSIDVPQEFVWLRADPARLAQAIGSLLQNAAKFSDNQGEIILSAKRLGNEVHVKVKDNGAGIRSDLLPQIFEPFVQSDNSLDRTMGGLGVGLALVKRIVEMHGGIVEAHSSGVGNGSEFVVKLPVVPELEETRPVSAPQGLATPSLRILIAEDNVDTSKSLQLLLQKSGHQVETASNGREALERAARMRPTVILADIGLPVMDGFMLAERIRAHDELKDTYLIAMTGYGRAEDFERSKQAGFNHHLVKPVELKRLFELLSLVPG; encoded by the coding sequence ATGTCGGCAAAGGCGGATCCAGCGGAGTGGTCAGAGGAGGAACTCTGGCAGACAATCTCAGCTAACGTTACTGATTACGCAATTTTCATGCTCTCAGCGGACGGCAAAATAGCTACTTGGAACGCGGGCGCTCAAAGAATCCTCGGTTATGCCGAGGAAGAAATAATCGGCCATAGTTTTTCTGAGATTTTCACGCCCGCCGACAAGAGCCAGCAGCAGCCGAGGAACGAATTGCGAATTGCCCAGGAGCGTGGGCGCGCAGAAGACGAACGATGGCATGTGCGGAAAGATGGCTCCGCCTTCTGGGCGAGCGGCATAGTCACTCCCCTGTGGGACAAGAACGGAGCATTGAAGGGTTTTGCGAAGGTCCTTCGTGATATCACGGATCGAAAGAACGCTGAGGACAAACTCCAGGAGGAGAATCGTCGCAAGGACGAATTTTTGGCGATGCTTTCTCATGAGTTGCGCAATCCGCTTGCAGCAGTTAAGAATGCTTCTCAGCTCCTGAATTCAGGCGACGAATCAGTAACGCAAGAAGCCGCGGGAATAATCCAGCGTCAAACGGACCTTTTGATTCGCATGGTCGATGACCTGCTAGATGTTTCTCGCGTCACGACTGGAAAATTCCAATTGCGACTGCAACAGGGCACGCTTCAGCAAGTTCTTGAACAGTCCATCGAGACAAACCGCCCACTCATCGCGAACCGCTCTCAACAGCTTTCTATCGACGTCCCTCAAGAATTCGTCTGGCTTCGCGCCGATCCTGCGCGATTGGCCCAAGCGATTGGCAGTCTGCTTCAAAATGCAGCTAAGTTCAGTGACAATCAGGGGGAGATCATTCTTTCGGCGAAGCGGCTTGGGAACGAGGTGCACGTCAAAGTCAAAGACAACGGGGCTGGAATTCGGTCGGATCTTCTGCCGCAGATATTCGAACCTTTTGTCCAATCCGATAATTCGCTTGACAGGACAATGGGCGGCCTCGGTGTCGGATTAGCTTTGGTCAAACGCATCGTTGAAATGCACGGTGGAATCGTCGAGGCGCATAGTTCAGGCGTCGGAAATGGCAGTGAGTTCGTTGTAAAGTTACCCGTCGTGCCCGAACTCGAGGAGACGCGTCCCGTCTCAGCGCCGCAGGGACTAGCTACGCCATCACTGCGAATCCTGATTGCCGAGGACAATGTTGATACGTCAAAGAGTTTGCAATTGCTCCTCCAAAAGTCTGGGCATCAGGTTGAAACAGCCAGCAACGGACGAGAAGCACTCGAGCGTGCTGCGCGCATGCGGCCGACTGTGATCCTCGCAGACATTGGGCTTCCAGTGATGGACGGCTTTATGCTCGCTGAGCGGATTCGAGCTCATGATGAGCTGAAAGACACTTATCTAATTGCAATGACTGGGTATGGTCGTGCGGAGGATTTCGAACGATCGAAGCAGGCAGGTTTCAACCATCACTTAGTTAAGCCTGTCGAGCTGAAGCGGTTGTTTGAGCTTCTTTCTCTCGTGCCGGGCTAA
- a CDS encoding sensor histidine kinase, which produces MRLADFILSSVEPIQAEWEIFARSIGAGENLDELALRDHAGQILLATARNMKAPQTAAERAKKSKGLKPSQEDDTLDGASESHAVDRLGLGFDLLEVMSEYRALRASILRLWDESSPDESDRDVDDITRFNESIDQSITKAVASYTSRVDQARDMFLAILGHDLRNPLNSISINAQLVPLVSADPAEAIACGRQISRNVSVMERMIADLLDYTRTRLGAGMPVTPAPLDLGDLAVDLFEEFRTAHPARNIQLRTEGDLNGQWDSDRVRQAISNLLGNAIQHGSADYPVTVSLRGEASNVFIEVHNGGDPIPPGELQKIFDPLIRGSGAEHPKKNRPGSIGMGLYIAREVAKSHSGRIDVTSTAEDGTAFTIRLPRDSAPRHGQPILDAEHIDRM; this is translated from the coding sequence ATGCGTCTTGCCGATTTCATTCTGTCGAGCGTCGAGCCAATCCAAGCCGAGTGGGAAATCTTCGCCCGGAGTATTGGCGCCGGCGAAAATCTTGATGAACTCGCGCTACGCGATCACGCCGGTCAAATCTTACTAGCCACCGCACGCAATATGAAGGCGCCTCAGACTGCGGCTGAGCGCGCGAAGAAGTCCAAGGGCTTAAAGCCATCTCAGGAGGATGATACTCTCGATGGGGCGTCCGAATCGCACGCAGTAGACCGCCTTGGCCTTGGCTTTGACTTACTGGAAGTAATGAGCGAATATCGAGCGTTGCGCGCGAGCATACTTCGACTTTGGGACGAGAGCTCGCCCGATGAAAGCGATCGCGACGTCGATGACATCACCCGTTTCAACGAATCAATTGATCAGTCTATTACCAAAGCTGTTGCGAGTTACACAAGTCGCGTTGATCAGGCCCGAGATATGTTCCTCGCGATTCTCGGCCACGACCTGCGCAATCCGCTCAATTCCATTAGTATCAACGCGCAATTGGTGCCGCTTGTTTCTGCAGACCCCGCCGAGGCCATCGCGTGCGGCCGGCAGATCAGCCGCAACGTGTCGGTCATGGAACGCATGATTGCCGACCTACTCGACTACACCCGCACTCGACTCGGCGCGGGCATGCCAGTTACGCCCGCGCCATTGGACCTTGGGGACCTCGCTGTCGACCTGTTCGAAGAATTTCGTACGGCTCACCCTGCTCGGAACATTCAACTCCGAACTGAAGGCGACCTGAACGGTCAGTGGGATTCCGACCGCGTCCGTCAGGCCATTTCGAACCTGCTGGGAAACGCAATACAGCATGGCTCGGCTGACTACCCAGTCACGGTTTCACTCCGCGGCGAAGCGTCGAATGTATTCATTGAAGTGCATAACGGCGGCGATCCCATCCCCCCCGGAGAGTTGCAGAAAATCTTTGACCCACTCATTCGCGGCTCCGGCGCCGAGCACCCCAAAAAAAATCGCCCTGGCAGCATTGGCATGGGATTGTACATCGCCCGCGAAGTTGCCAAGTCGCATAGCGGTCGAATTGATGTGACTTCTACCGCAGAGGACGGCACCGCGTTCACGATTCGTCTGCCACGCGACAGCGCGCCGCGCCACGGGCAGCCGATACTTGACGCGGAGCACATCGACAGAATGTGA
- a CDS encoding PAS domain S-box protein — translation MKNAGRSATTGAFQIALECIPSPVLVCDHRTLQILAFNQCAIERYGFTQEEFSHMTMKAILCHGDVEAFTNAIKRIGETGVELGEWQLTTKANAAIQVRFEIRSIDWGGVDALLIKTIESEDPLPSGSDVTRASDLLLAVIETSFDALYVKDLEGKYLLFNRAAALFVGQEAEYVIGKDDTALFEPVGAGRLMARDREVMQTGQVRIEEEVLTAAGATRTYITTKTPYRDRLSNITGLIGTARDITQQKTAEQSLRQSEARYRTLVEATTAIVWNTPESGEFETEQPAWTRFTGQTFAELQGWGWLDAVHPDDRRHTEQVWSNAIHDRTIYIVEHRLRRADGEYRLMAVRAVPILNPNGSIREWVGLHFDITEQREDEQALLLRDFAVRSISQGIVITDPRSHDNPIIYANPGFEAITGYQSTEVLGRNCRFLQGPDTDPSATEELRHAVAAGIPCTVELLNYRKDGAMFWNAVTLSPVFDDKEQLTHIVGVQIDVTERRRLEERLRQSEKMEAIGQLAGGVAHDFNNMLAVINGYSASLSQSERLDESELEAVAELRAAGERAARLTRQLLAFSRQQVLKPTIVNLNEVVVETEKMLSRVIGEDIRILSALEPTLWPIRIDPGQFEQILLNLSINARDAMPQGGVLTIATSNLDRQDSSLDAVQHFVKVTVADTGCGMDKAVRERAFEPFFTTKEQGKGTGLGLASVYGIIQQSGGQILLDSEPGSGACFTILFPALPGESWKSEGETAEQSDVERGSETLLVVEDEEMVRRLLCKVLAAQGYTVLGASGGREAIEHWKARQRDIALVITDVIMPEMSGRELIDQLRRERSNLKVLFMSGYTDDAVMRHDIEEHSVHFMQKPFSPAALAAKVRDVLASES, via the coding sequence ATGAAAAACGCAGGAAGGTCGGCTACCACAGGTGCGTTCCAAATCGCCTTGGAATGTATCCCATCGCCTGTTCTCGTCTGCGATCATCGCACTCTTCAGATCCTGGCGTTCAATCAATGCGCGATTGAGAGATATGGCTTCACCCAGGAAGAATTTAGCCACATGACGATGAAGGCAATTCTTTGTCATGGAGACGTTGAGGCTTTTACAAATGCGATCAAAAGAATTGGGGAGACAGGCGTCGAACTGGGAGAGTGGCAGCTAACCACCAAGGCGAATGCAGCTATTCAGGTGCGGTTCGAAATTCGCTCCATCGACTGGGGCGGAGTCGATGCGCTCCTGATTAAGACCATTGAGAGTGAGGATCCGCTCCCGTCCGGATCAGATGTCACGCGAGCGAGCGACCTTTTACTCGCGGTGATCGAGACCAGTTTTGACGCACTTTACGTGAAAGACCTGGAAGGAAAGTATCTGCTTTTCAATCGTGCGGCCGCGCTGTTTGTCGGGCAAGAAGCGGAGTACGTGATCGGTAAGGACGACACCGCGTTGTTCGAACCCGTTGGGGCCGGACGGCTCATGGCGCGCGACCGTGAGGTCATGCAAACGGGCCAAGTTCGCATTGAGGAAGAAGTGCTAACGGCGGCTGGCGCGACCAGGACCTATATCACCACCAAAACGCCCTATCGCGATCGCTTGAGTAATATCACCGGGTTGATCGGCACTGCGCGAGACATTACCCAGCAGAAAACTGCCGAGCAATCGTTACGACAGAGTGAAGCGCGCTATCGCACGCTCGTCGAAGCCACCACCGCAATTGTCTGGAACACGCCGGAGTCAGGCGAGTTCGAAACTGAGCAGCCGGCGTGGACGAGATTTACCGGGCAGACGTTCGCCGAGTTACAAGGCTGGGGATGGCTCGATGCGGTCCACCCAGACGATCGTCGCCACACTGAACAGGTTTGGTCGAACGCAATTCACGATCGCACAATCTACATCGTCGAACACCGGCTGCGTCGCGCTGACGGCGAATATCGCCTCATGGCCGTACGGGCAGTTCCCATCCTCAACCCGAATGGCAGCATTCGCGAATGGGTGGGACTTCATTTCGACATTACCGAGCAGAGGGAGGACGAGCAAGCGCTCCTGTTGCGTGACTTCGCTGTACGCTCGATTAGCCAAGGCATTGTCATCACTGATCCACGTTCACACGACAATCCCATTATCTACGCGAATCCAGGCTTCGAAGCGATTACCGGGTATCAGTCGACGGAAGTGCTCGGGCGCAATTGCCGATTTCTGCAAGGCCCCGATACAGACCCATCCGCCACGGAGGAGTTGCGCCACGCCGTGGCAGCAGGAATCCCTTGCACCGTCGAGCTGCTAAATTACCGCAAAGACGGCGCTATGTTTTGGAATGCCGTCACGCTGTCGCCTGTATTCGATGACAAAGAGCAGCTAACGCACATTGTAGGCGTGCAAATAGACGTCACGGAACGAAGGCGATTGGAAGAGCGATTGCGGCAGTCAGAGAAAATGGAAGCCATCGGTCAACTGGCAGGGGGCGTGGCTCATGACTTCAATAACATGCTGGCGGTGATCAACGGTTATAGCGCTTCGTTGTCTCAATCTGAGCGCCTCGACGAATCAGAGTTAGAGGCCGTTGCAGAGCTTCGGGCTGCCGGCGAGCGCGCGGCACGTCTCACCCGGCAACTGTTGGCATTTAGCCGGCAGCAGGTGTTGAAGCCGACGATCGTCAATCTAAATGAAGTGGTGGTCGAAACGGAGAAAATGCTCAGTCGCGTCATCGGGGAGGACATTCGAATTCTCTCGGCGCTCGAACCAACGCTTTGGCCCATTCGCATCGATCCCGGTCAGTTCGAGCAGATTCTTTTGAATTTGTCGATCAACGCTCGCGACGCCATGCCGCAGGGGGGCGTGTTGACGATCGCGACTAGCAACCTCGACCGTCAGGACAGCTCACTCGACGCGGTTCAGCACTTCGTCAAAGTCACCGTGGCTGACACCGGTTGCGGTATGGATAAAGCGGTGCGCGAACGGGCGTTTGAACCCTTTTTTACGACCAAGGAGCAGGGGAAGGGGACGGGATTGGGACTAGCGTCTGTTTATGGCATTATCCAACAAAGCGGTGGTCAAATCTTGCTCGACAGCGAACCGGGAAGCGGGGCGTGCTTTACCATCCTCTTCCCAGCGCTTCCGGGGGAGAGCTGGAAGTCCGAGGGCGAGACTGCTGAACAGAGTGATGTCGAGCGAGGCAGCGAAACGCTCTTGGTCGTGGAGGACGAGGAGATGGTGCGCCGTCTACTTTGCAAAGTTCTTGCCGCGCAGGGCTACACGGTGCTGGGGGCGAGCGGCGGAAGAGAAGCGATTGAACACTGGAAGGCGCGTCAACGCGATATCGCCTTGGTAATTACGGATGTCATCATGCCGGAGATGAGCGGTCGCGAGTTGATCGATCAGCTGCGGCGGGAACGATCAAATTTAAAGGTTCTTTTCATGTCGGGCTACACGGACGACGCCGTCATGCGGCACGACATTGAAGAACACTCCGTACACTTCATGCAGAAGCCGTTCTCGCCAGCAGCGCTCGCGGCGAAGGTCCGCGACGTGCTGGCGTCTGAGAGCTAG
- a CDS encoding BLUF domain-containing protein — protein sequence MFALVYTSVATAPFDESAMVQLTRLASAKNQRLEITGYLTYEFESATFLQFLEGEKEVVEQLMATIEADSRHRILNVVPILDEERQVAIRRTSAGAARPGLKANMTAAPWPGARRLFPDWTMKLLSKDDFQRFNLEGELVEAMVALRQQSVERATTPIAVIRLSRLLAVHCLASA from the coding sequence ATGTTTGCATTGGTCTATACCAGCGTAGCGACGGCGCCCTTCGACGAATCGGCAATGGTGCAACTCACGCGGCTGGCCTCCGCTAAGAATCAACGACTGGAGATTACCGGATATCTCACCTACGAGTTCGAGTCAGCGACGTTCTTGCAATTCCTGGAAGGCGAGAAGGAAGTCGTCGAGCAATTGATGGCAACGATTGAGGCGGATTCCCGGCACCGAATTCTGAACGTGGTGCCGATACTTGACGAAGAGCGACAGGTGGCGATTCGCCGAACCTCAGCAGGCGCCGCTCGTCCAGGCCTGAAGGCTAACATGACAGCGGCGCCGTGGCCGGGGGCGCGGAGGCTGTTCCCCGACTGGACGATGAAATTGTTGAGCAAGGACGACTTTCAACGATTCAACCTAGAAGGCGAATTAGTGGAAGCGATGGTCGCGTTGCGACAACAATCCGTGGAACGAGCAACGACGCCAATCGCGGTGATCCGTCTTTCGCGGCTACTCGCCGTGCACTGCCTCGCATCAGCGTGA
- a CDS encoding response regulator produces MNVPQMFRVLLVEDSEVDAALAQVELSREPQFVVAHVERLEEAISELKNVHTDAVVLDLGLPDSDGVETLTKLRHDAPHVPVIVLTSTPGELCELHTAREGADGYLVKGHTVEGQLRRAVRFAVEREGANSTEERLESDSNVVNWAKKVGEIAHTLNNLLTVMIGQTEIAFNRLPEGSSVREDLSEVLIAAERATLLTGQLLQLRRA; encoded by the coding sequence ATGAATGTTCCGCAAATGTTTCGGGTGTTGCTTGTAGAGGATAGCGAAGTCGACGCGGCGCTGGCTCAAGTCGAACTGTCGCGCGAACCGCAGTTCGTCGTCGCTCACGTTGAACGGCTTGAAGAAGCCATTAGCGAGTTGAAGAACGTCCACACCGACGCCGTCGTTCTGGATCTCGGTCTGCCCGATTCCGATGGAGTCGAAACGCTCACCAAGCTGAGGCATGATGCGCCTCACGTTCCGGTGATTGTGCTGACTTCAACGCCCGGCGAGCTATGCGAATTGCACACCGCGCGGGAAGGCGCTGACGGCTATTTGGTGAAGGGGCATACGGTAGAAGGGCAGCTGCGTCGCGCCGTTCGCTTTGCCGTCGAGCGCGAAGGAGCGAATTCGACGGAGGAGCGTCTCGAATCCGATTCGAACGTCGTCAATTGGGCCAAGAAAGTGGGCGAGATCGCTCACACCTTGAATAATCTGCTCACCGTGATGATTGGCCAAACGGAAATCGCATTCAATAGGCTTCCGGAGGGTTCGTCTGTGCGAGAAGATCTGAGCGAGGTGCTGATTGCCGCTGAACGCGCCACGTTGCTAACAGGACAACTTCTTCAACTTCGCCGGGCGTAG
- a CDS encoding sigma-54-dependent transcriptional regulator, producing the protein MSLCSTGNRVMVIDDDPQVLRLLGAIIENEGANVELETDPRLALEHLRGRPFDALFTDLQMSGCSGLEVIREARRIQPGISTVIVTAYGTVDSTVNAFHLGAVDYITKPFRADQVAGALGRAATNNVKSRNRAMETKAAIAAAPATEASVVACSPAMQRVLEFAKRSAASFSPMLVTGETGAGKETVIRYIHSISSNSTGPLVKVNCEAVSEGQLAEVLFGKESATGEIQRGAMERAAGGMLFLHRVANIPKWMQAELATAFLEQRFLRVGGVAPVALEARIVASTSENIEPLVRAGGFVDDLHNFLSQAPLEVPPLRRRREDIRPLLASLMKEANRTSQSYDRRRKIEFTEEAMAKLERYEWPGNVYELENFVRRAIVFTSESQLSAARVAELLPPTRPPANTEMISVPYIGDLKIMERALVSEVINRSHGNKSAAARTLGLHRKSLYRIMEQDDENAEK; encoded by the coding sequence ATGTCTCTTTGCAGTACCGGCAATCGGGTGATGGTCATCGACGATGATCCGCAAGTGCTCCGGCTTCTTGGCGCCATTATCGAGAACGAGGGCGCCAACGTAGAGCTCGAGACGGATCCGAGATTGGCTCTTGAGCACCTGCGGGGGAGGCCGTTCGACGCCTTATTCACCGATTTGCAAATGAGCGGGTGCAGCGGGCTGGAAGTCATTCGCGAAGCGCGGCGGATCCAGCCCGGAATCTCGACGGTGATCGTCACGGCCTATGGAACTGTCGATTCCACGGTGAATGCATTCCACCTGGGAGCCGTCGACTACATTACCAAGCCGTTTCGAGCCGATCAGGTCGCCGGAGCGCTCGGCCGAGCTGCGACCAATAATGTGAAGTCGCGCAATCGCGCGATGGAAACAAAGGCAGCAATTGCCGCCGCGCCGGCGACTGAGGCGTCGGTCGTCGCTTGCAGTCCCGCGATGCAACGCGTGCTTGAGTTCGCGAAGCGGAGTGCCGCGTCGTTCAGTCCGATGTTAGTCACCGGCGAAACGGGAGCGGGCAAAGAGACAGTTATTCGCTACATCCATTCGATCAGTTCCAACTCGACCGGACCCTTGGTGAAAGTCAATTGCGAAGCGGTCAGCGAAGGCCAACTCGCGGAGGTGCTCTTTGGCAAAGAATCGGCGACAGGCGAGATTCAACGCGGGGCGATGGAACGGGCGGCCGGCGGCATGCTGTTTCTGCACCGGGTCGCCAATATTCCTAAATGGATGCAGGCTGAACTGGCGACGGCGTTTCTGGAACAGCGATTCTTGCGCGTCGGAGGCGTCGCGCCAGTCGCTCTGGAAGCCCGGATCGTCGCCTCGACGTCAGAAAATATTGAGCCTCTCGTAAGGGCCGGAGGCTTCGTCGATGATCTTCATAACTTCCTGAGTCAAGCTCCCCTGGAGGTGCCTCCGCTGCGCCGGCGCCGCGAAGATATTCGACCGCTGCTGGCGAGCCTGATGAAAGAAGCCAACCGCACTTCGCAGTCGTACGACCGCCGCCGAAAAATCGAGTTTACCGAAGAGGCGATGGCCAAGCTGGAACGCTACGAATGGCCTGGCAACGTTTACGAACTCGAAAACTTCGTACGTCGGGCCATCGTCTTTACGTCGGAATCGCAACTGTCGGCCGCGCGAGTGGCGGAACTGTTGCCGCCAACGCGTCCGCCCGCGAATACGGAGATGATCTCGGTCCCCTATATAGGCGACCTCAAGATCATGGAGCGGGCCTTGGTTTCGGAAGTGATTAATCGCTCACACGGCAATAAGTCGGCGGCGGCGCGGACGCTGGGTCTACACCGTAAGTCGCTTTATCGAATTATGGAGCAGGACGACGAGAACGCTGAGAAGTAA
- a CDS encoding HD domain-containing phosphohydrolase, whose amino-acid sequence MSRQKVLIIDDEPSLCRCLKQWLEERGFECASAPDAERGFAYLQSHTVDIVTLDNKLPGISGVEMLARLAIEAPDAAVLMVTAEVDTRKAIHAMTLGALGYVIKPVRREDLFAQIDNALERRRLSIENRELTLRLQEKVRLQTAEIRAAHEETIYRLVKAVGYRDEETGDHVRRTGQYSELLAATIGWPAEQVEMIRLAAPMHDIGKIGIPDAILCKRGNLTAEEMSIMQHHTLIGGQMLEGSYSPVLQMARDIALTHHEQWDGSGYPRGLAGNAIPEAGRIVSIVDVFDALSHARVYRPAFKDADVEQMMWAGRGTKFDPQFLDDFMSLRPEMWAIASLTVHGRTDVADRRFDDLLPATRSLQPN is encoded by the coding sequence ATGTCACGCCAAAAAGTTCTGATCATCGATGATGAACCCTCCCTTTGCCGGTGCCTCAAGCAGTGGTTAGAAGAGAGAGGCTTCGAGTGCGCCTCGGCGCCAGACGCCGAGCGCGGCTTCGCTTATTTGCAGTCGCACACAGTCGACATCGTGACGCTAGACAATAAACTTCCGGGAATCTCGGGAGTTGAAATGCTAGCAAGACTGGCGATCGAAGCGCCAGACGCGGCCGTCCTCATGGTGACGGCGGAAGTCGACACCCGTAAAGCCATCCACGCGATGACCCTCGGGGCGCTCGGCTACGTTATCAAACCGGTCCGCAGAGAAGACCTGTTCGCTCAGATTGACAACGCCCTGGAGCGCCGCAGGCTGAGCATCGAGAATCGTGAGCTGACCTTACGACTTCAGGAGAAGGTCCGCCTGCAAACAGCCGAGATCCGTGCAGCGCACGAAGAGACGATCTATCGACTAGTGAAAGCCGTCGGTTATCGCGACGAAGAGACGGGAGATCATGTTCGACGCACGGGCCAGTACAGCGAGCTCCTCGCGGCCACGATTGGTTGGCCGGCGGAGCAAGTGGAAATGATTCGCCTCGCCGCGCCGATGCACGACATCGGCAAGATTGGCATTCCCGACGCCATTCTGTGCAAACGCGGCAATCTCACGGCGGAGGAAATGTCGATCATGCAACATCACACGCTGATTGGCGGACAAATGCTCGAGGGATCGTATTCGCCCGTTCTGCAGATGGCTCGTGACATTGCTCTCACTCACCACGAGCAATGGGATGGCTCAGGCTATCCGCGCGGCCTCGCCGGAAATGCCATCCCCGAAGCTGGAAGAATCGTCTCGATCGTCGACGTTTTCGACGCGTTATCCCACGCGCGCGTCTACCGTCCGGCGTTCAAAGACGCCGACGTTGAGCAAATGATGTGGGCGGGTCGCGGCACGAAGTTCGACCCGCAATTTCTGGACGACTTCATGTCGCTACGGCCCGAGATGTGGGCGATTGCCAGCCTAACCGTGCATGGACGAACAGACGTTGCTGATCGTCGCTTCGACGATTTGCTTCCGGCGACGCGGAGTTTGCAGCCGAATTGA